One window of Populus nigra chromosome 5, ddPopNigr1.1, whole genome shotgun sequence genomic DNA carries:
- the LOC133694114 gene encoding protein LIKE COV 3-like isoform X1, whose product MAARDRDLERLIPIQNPDININNIITNGGSNSSSESVSPIISSHHSSSEEAMSKVIRSWASKKFMSGCVILLPMAITFCITWWFISFVDGFFSPIYAHFGVNIFGLGFVTSISFIFLIGVFMSSWLGASVLGLGEWFIKKMPFVSYIYSASKQISAAISPDQSSNAFKEVAIIRHPRHGEYAFGFITSIVILRGSMGAEELCCVYVPTNHLYLGDIFLISSKDILRPNLSVREGIEIVISGGMSIPQILNTMDSHAVHATGLGTEVSLGQKEKGERMCSLKKHEKKR is encoded by the exons atggcgGCGAGAGACAGGGATCTAGAGCGTTTAATACCCATTCAAAATCCagatattaatattaacaatatcaTTACCAATGGAGGGTCTAATTCTTCCTCTGAATCTGTCTCTCCTATCATCTCTTCTCATCACTCCTCCAGCGAAGAG GCAATGTCTAAAGTCATCAGAAGCTGGGCTTCGAAGAAGTTCATGTCTGGATG TGTCATTTTGCTTCCTATGGCCATCACATTCTGCATCACTTGGTGGTTTATTAGTTTTGTGGATGGATTCTTCTCTCCAATCTATGCTCATTTTGGAGTCAATATATTTG GTCTTGGATTTGTGACCTCCATATCTTTCATCTTCCTGATTGGTGTGTTCATGTCCTCATGGTTGGGAGCTTCTGTTCTTGGCTTGGGAGAATGGTTTATCAAGAAAATGCCTTTTGTTAGCTATATTTACTCTGCTTCTAAACAAATCAGTGCAGCAATTTCCCCAG aTCAGAGCTCCAATGCCTTCAAGGAAGTGGCCATCATAAGGCATCCACGTCATGGGGAATATGCTTTCGGATTTATCACATCCATTGTTATTCTTCGTGGAAGCATGGGCGCAGAGGAACTGTGCTGTGTTTATGTGCCTACCAACCACCTTTATCTTGGAGATATTTTCCTCATCAGTTCGAAGGATATTTTGAGACCTAATCTCTCAGTTCGAGAAGGAATCG AAATTGTCATCTCAGGGGGAATGTCAATACCACAGATATTGAACACAATGGATTCACATGCTGTTCATGCAACAGGACTTG GGACCGAAGTTTCCTTGGGACAAAAGGAAAAGGGGGAGAGAATGTGCAGCCTAAagaagcatgaaaaaaaaaggtag
- the LOC133694114 gene encoding protein LIKE COV 3-like isoform X2, translating to MPLKNFAYGLFSPHHAVSFRIIVILLPMAITFCITWWFISFVDGFFSPIYAHFGVNIFGLGFVTSISFIFLIGVFMSSWLGASVLGLGEWFIKKMPFVSYIYSASKQISAAISPDQSSNAFKEVAIIRHPRHGEYAFGFITSIVILRGSMGAEELCCVYVPTNHLYLGDIFLISSKDILRPNLSVREGIEIVISGGMSIPQILNTMDSHAVHATGLGTEVSLGQKEKGERMCSLKKHEKKR from the exons ATG CCTCTTAAAAATTTTGCCTATGGCCTCTTCTCTCCTCATCATGCTGTTTCTTTTAGAATAAT TGTCATTTTGCTTCCTATGGCCATCACATTCTGCATCACTTGGTGGTTTATTAGTTTTGTGGATGGATTCTTCTCTCCAATCTATGCTCATTTTGGAGTCAATATATTTG GTCTTGGATTTGTGACCTCCATATCTTTCATCTTCCTGATTGGTGTGTTCATGTCCTCATGGTTGGGAGCTTCTGTTCTTGGCTTGGGAGAATGGTTTATCAAGAAAATGCCTTTTGTTAGCTATATTTACTCTGCTTCTAAACAAATCAGTGCAGCAATTTCCCCAG aTCAGAGCTCCAATGCCTTCAAGGAAGTGGCCATCATAAGGCATCCACGTCATGGGGAATATGCTTTCGGATTTATCACATCCATTGTTATTCTTCGTGGAAGCATGGGCGCAGAGGAACTGTGCTGTGTTTATGTGCCTACCAACCACCTTTATCTTGGAGATATTTTCCTCATCAGTTCGAAGGATATTTTGAGACCTAATCTCTCAGTTCGAGAAGGAATCG AAATTGTCATCTCAGGGGGAATGTCAATACCACAGATATTGAACACAATGGATTCACATGCTGTTCATGCAACAGGACTTG GGACCGAAGTTTCCTTGGGACAAAAGGAAAAGGGGGAGAGAATGTGCAGCCTAAagaagcatgaaaaaaaaaggtag